In a single window of the Chelonia mydas isolate rCheMyd1 chromosome 8, rCheMyd1.pri.v2, whole genome shotgun sequence genome:
- the GORAB gene encoding RAB6-interacting golgin isoform X4: MAGGWAGFSEQELRRLRGPHADTSESSDQQRRPLSVNKSRQQLQREKALQHQCQKLGLQDGAASVPPEQLLSVPKHKPCLPRQPLPPPPPSAMKDQRQHDTRDQQNAQGLENPCNDNEKHQDLPVKMDFKLEKKRVELQEKSRWEVLQQEQRLMEEKNKRKKALLAKAIAERSKRTQAETVKLKRIQKELQALDDMVSADIGILRNRIDQASMDYSFAR, from the exons AtggcggggggctgggccggCTTCTCCGAGCAGGAGCTGCGGAGGCTGCGGGGGCCGCACGCAG ATACATCTGAATCTTCTGATCAGCAGCGTCGACCCTTGTCTGTAAATAAGAGCCGTCAGCAGTTGCAACGAGAAAAAGCTCTTCAGCACCAATGTCAGAAACTGGGACTGCAGGATGGAGCAGCCTCGGTACCTCCAGAACAGCTGCTTTCTGTACCAAAACACAAGCCCTGTCTTCCTCGGCAGCCTctgccaccacctcctccatccGCAATGAAGGATCAAAGGCAACATGACACCAGAGATCAACAGAATGCACAGGGACTTGAAAATCCTTGTAATGACAATGAAAAACACCAGGACCTCCCTGTAAAGATGGATTTCAAACTGGAGAAAAAGAGAGTGGAATT GCAGGAGAAATCTCGTTGGGAGGTTCTCCAGCAGGAGCAGcggctgatggaagagaagaataaacGCAAGAAGGCACTCCTGGCCAAAGCCATTGCTGAAAG ATCCAAAAGAACTCAGGCTGAAACAGTGAAACTAAAGCGGATCCAAAAAGAGCTGCAGGCTCTGGATGACATGGTGTCTGCTGACATTGGAATCTTAAGGAACCGAATCGATCAGGCCAGCATGGACTATTCGTTTGCTCGGTAA
- the GORAB gene encoding RAB6-interacting golgin isoform X2, with amino-acid sequence MKDQRQHDTRDQQNAQGLENPCNDNEKHQDLPVKMDFKLEKKRVELQEKSRWEVLQQEQRLMEEKNKRKKALLAKAIAERSKRTQAETVKLKRIQKELQALDDMVSADIGILRNRIDQASMDYSFARKRYDKAESEYVAAKLDFQQKTEIKERLTEHLCTIIQQNELRKAKKLEELMKQLEVEADEENLELEIEVEQMLQLQEAEAGRQAAQSRNLSRTAEENAAPRATVEENEHAGAASERLAEQPGNSCSKSLSNMGSQNQSVNTTRDETLARSDTLLLYADKVASDG; translated from the exons ATGAAGGATCAAAGGCAACATGACACCAGAGATCAACAGAATGCACAGGGACTTGAAAATCCTTGTAATGACAATGAAAAACACCAGGACCTCCCTGTAAAGATGGATTTCAAACTGGAGAAAAAGAGAGTGGAATT GCAGGAGAAATCTCGTTGGGAGGTTCTCCAGCAGGAGCAGcggctgatggaagagaagaataaacGCAAGAAGGCACTCCTGGCCAAAGCCATTGCTGAAAG ATCCAAAAGAACTCAGGCTGAAACAGTGAAACTAAAGCGGATCCAAAAAGAGCTGCAGGCTCTGGATGACATGGTGTCTGCTGACATTGGAATCTTAAGGAACCGAATCGATCAGGCCAGCATGGACTATTCGTTTGCTCG gAAGCGATATGATAAGGCAGAGTCAGAGTACGTAGCAGCAAAGCTAGATTTCCAACAGAAGACTGAGATCAAGGAACGTCTCACAGAGCATCTATGCACTATCATACAGCAGAATGAGCTCCGTAAAGCCAAGAAGCTGGAAGAGTTAATGAAGCAGCTGGAAGTGGAGGCAGATGAAGAAAATCTGGAACTTGAGATTGAGGTGGAGCAGATGCTGCAGCTCCAGGAGGCAGAAGCAGGGAGACAGGCTGCCCAGTCTCGGAATCTGTCTCGGACTGCTGAGGAAAATGCAGCTCCACGTGCTACAGTGGAGGAGAATGAACATGCTGGTGCTGCTTCTGAACGGTTAGCGGAGCAGCCTGGAAATTCCTGTAGCAAGTCGCTTTCAAATATGGGTAGCCAAAATCAATCAGTAAACACTACTCGGGATGAAACCCTAGCTCGCTCTGATACATTACTATTGTATGCAGATAAGGTAGCGTCTGATGGATGA
- the GORAB gene encoding RAB6-interacting golgin isoform X3, whose protein sequence is MEEKNKRKKALLAKAIAERSKRTQAETVKLKRIQKELQALDDMVSADIGILRNRIDQASMDYSFARKRYDKAESEYVAAKLDFQQKTEIKERLTEHLCTIIQQNELRKAKKLEELMKQLEVEADEENLELEIEVEQMLQLQEAEAGRQAAQSRNLSRTAEENAAPRATVEENEHAGAASERLAEQPGNSCSKSLSNMGSQNQSVNTTRDETLARSDTLLLYADKVASDG, encoded by the exons atggaagagaagaataaacGCAAGAAGGCACTCCTGGCCAAAGCCATTGCTGAAAG ATCCAAAAGAACTCAGGCTGAAACAGTGAAACTAAAGCGGATCCAAAAAGAGCTGCAGGCTCTGGATGACATGGTGTCTGCTGACATTGGAATCTTAAGGAACCGAATCGATCAGGCCAGCATGGACTATTCGTTTGCTCG gAAGCGATATGATAAGGCAGAGTCAGAGTACGTAGCAGCAAAGCTAGATTTCCAACAGAAGACTGAGATCAAGGAACGTCTCACAGAGCATCTATGCACTATCATACAGCAGAATGAGCTCCGTAAAGCCAAGAAGCTGGAAGAGTTAATGAAGCAGCTGGAAGTGGAGGCAGATGAAGAAAATCTGGAACTTGAGATTGAGGTGGAGCAGATGCTGCAGCTCCAGGAGGCAGAAGCAGGGAGACAGGCTGCCCAGTCTCGGAATCTGTCTCGGACTGCTGAGGAAAATGCAGCTCCACGTGCTACAGTGGAGGAGAATGAACATGCTGGTGCTGCTTCTGAACGGTTAGCGGAGCAGCCTGGAAATTCCTGTAGCAAGTCGCTTTCAAATATGGGTAGCCAAAATCAATCAGTAAACACTACTCGGGATGAAACCCTAGCTCGCTCTGATACATTACTATTGTATGCAGATAAGGTAGCGTCTGATGGATGA
- the GORAB gene encoding RAB6-interacting golgin isoform X1, translated as MAGGWAGFSEQELRRLRGPHADTSESSDQQRRPLSVNKSRQQLQREKALQHQCQKLGLQDGAASVPPEQLLSVPKHKPCLPRQPLPPPPPSAMKDQRQHDTRDQQNAQGLENPCNDNEKHQDLPVKMDFKLEKKRVELQEKSRWEVLQQEQRLMEEKNKRKKALLAKAIAERSKRTQAETVKLKRIQKELQALDDMVSADIGILRNRIDQASMDYSFARKRYDKAESEYVAAKLDFQQKTEIKERLTEHLCTIIQQNELRKAKKLEELMKQLEVEADEENLELEIEVEQMLQLQEAEAGRQAAQSRNLSRTAEENAAPRATVEENEHAGAASERLAEQPGNSCSKSLSNMGSQNQSVNTTRDETLARSDTLLLYADKVASDG; from the exons AtggcggggggctgggccggCTTCTCCGAGCAGGAGCTGCGGAGGCTGCGGGGGCCGCACGCAG ATACATCTGAATCTTCTGATCAGCAGCGTCGACCCTTGTCTGTAAATAAGAGCCGTCAGCAGTTGCAACGAGAAAAAGCTCTTCAGCACCAATGTCAGAAACTGGGACTGCAGGATGGAGCAGCCTCGGTACCTCCAGAACAGCTGCTTTCTGTACCAAAACACAAGCCCTGTCTTCCTCGGCAGCCTctgccaccacctcctccatccGCAATGAAGGATCAAAGGCAACATGACACCAGAGATCAACAGAATGCACAGGGACTTGAAAATCCTTGTAATGACAATGAAAAACACCAGGACCTCCCTGTAAAGATGGATTTCAAACTGGAGAAAAAGAGAGTGGAATT GCAGGAGAAATCTCGTTGGGAGGTTCTCCAGCAGGAGCAGcggctgatggaagagaagaataaacGCAAGAAGGCACTCCTGGCCAAAGCCATTGCTGAAAG ATCCAAAAGAACTCAGGCTGAAACAGTGAAACTAAAGCGGATCCAAAAAGAGCTGCAGGCTCTGGATGACATGGTGTCTGCTGACATTGGAATCTTAAGGAACCGAATCGATCAGGCCAGCATGGACTATTCGTTTGCTCG gAAGCGATATGATAAGGCAGAGTCAGAGTACGTAGCAGCAAAGCTAGATTTCCAACAGAAGACTGAGATCAAGGAACGTCTCACAGAGCATCTATGCACTATCATACAGCAGAATGAGCTCCGTAAAGCCAAGAAGCTGGAAGAGTTAATGAAGCAGCTGGAAGTGGAGGCAGATGAAGAAAATCTGGAACTTGAGATTGAGGTGGAGCAGATGCTGCAGCTCCAGGAGGCAGAAGCAGGGAGACAGGCTGCCCAGTCTCGGAATCTGTCTCGGACTGCTGAGGAAAATGCAGCTCCACGTGCTACAGTGGAGGAGAATGAACATGCTGGTGCTGCTTCTGAACGGTTAGCGGAGCAGCCTGGAAATTCCTGTAGCAAGTCGCTTTCAAATATGGGTAGCCAAAATCAATCAGTAAACACTACTCGGGATGAAACCCTAGCTCGCTCTGATACATTACTATTGTATGCAGATAAGGTAGCGTCTGATGGATGA